One Fusarium oxysporum f. sp. lycopersici 4287 chromosome 8, whole genome shotgun sequence genomic region harbors:
- a CDS encoding serine/threonine protein kinase — MADTMVSTVRSPLSEASNRINSNYPTQEGQRHKPRYDRPNSSIVNNTARTNYGHPTAYFSGRPPTQQQPTVSTPQEQATLKPPSEMDDERRHSAASYDSSGSGRSKKNYKTHIGPWQLGRTLGKGSSARVRLCRHTGTNQLAAVKIVNRRMAYLVQDSSLAALSKWDNNLPEQIDGEMRVPMAIEREVAILKLIEHPNIMKLYDIWENRSEVADLQIKIADFGMAALHQTDTHQLATACGSPHYAAPELLKNRQYRGDRADIWSMGVILFAMLSATLPFDDPDLRVMMARTKKGQYEMPSFLSLEAEDLIRRMLQVNPDRRITLKDIWRHPLIRKYAYLDNLSDINSQPPDIRKGFQYTPVPTKDVDPQLVRQLRSMWHMFSENDLKLKLTCDEPNDQKAFYWLLYHYREQQLEDFKPELAHSTSDYHHMKPGTWKKRVSTCEFAQPSGNGHGRSISRFTVISNATEPEPALNQEPFQTEQNGSYTGQPKRLRSGSGARRGRRTSTRNSTTGRLQSSRGSLSSMHSSRQGTPHARSLRHKRGVDFTHVRKRSTSSSNRNRSGSMPPYVTEQGSTYQIEMIRSHTPELPSLPSGVLPKLADGQEPQQRSSGQALRITLGSRYASEIFKEELRHFSSNIAKDCDEAFKSSLIEEDSIAGSLTEPDHTQYESTPFSFTIDAPEDSAPDLLELSNKSFSNRPLPPLPTPTPSYNGNSLAPTPTGSRPVTGESYSEELRAEQVKVAQPVVLTRHAERRVVSAPTYTQKHKRSAALPSINEAGAAAGDKARIVSAPPHTPTKKGVDRIRGIEYLSQVENSIRVVHSPGDESPVKIPEPLNVRKKVPEPEQQNSAPAAQLREPDSASQRSVDGGTTATTLSLEPPSHDAQAVTKKKKMSWFKRSSKVESEPSRESVEWQDCTSYLTSSDGKRSDSTSTEAPTKKKTFHFSFWKSNKQRDSIMSIARPDQKEERPSLEFNTMGKTHVSAKVSQSKWHESGSGPVRNIEVKQNWLARLFRVKPATDHICMTISRRRARQEVTILLREWRKYGIRDIQVDKQRNIVFARIAAKNCEWYLDMIAAPELTETLVLNLKEVSFAAEVITVIEHGKKQPLSIIRFTQERGAASSFHRVVDTMNMIFDARALVVADRNKRKMMIKTLNS; from the exons ATGGCCGATACTATGGTGTCAACCGTTCGTTCACCACTATCCGAAGCATCAAATCGAATCAACTCAAATTATCCTACTCAAGAAGGTCAGCGCCACAAGCCGCGGTACGACCGCCCTAACTCATCCATTGTCAACAACACCGCACGCACAAACTATGGGCACCCGACTGCATACTTTTCTGGCCGACCTCCTACTCAACAACAGCCTACAGTTTCAACACCTCAAGAGCAAGCCACTTTAAAGCCTCCCAgtgagatggatgatgaacGTCGACATTCGGCGGCATCTTACGATTCTTCAGGAAGTGGCCGCAGTAAGAAGAACTACAAGACGCATATAGGGCCGTGGCAGTTAGGCAGGACCCTTGGCAAAGGCTCATCTGCGCGCGTAAGACTATGTCGCCACACAGGTACAAATCAGCTGGCTGCCGTCAAGATTGTCAACAGACGGATGGCGTATCTTGTACAAGATAGTAGTTTGGCTGCTCTTAGCAAGTGGGACAATAATCTCCCAGAACAGATCGATGGCGAGATGCGTGTTCCCATGGCTATTGAGCGAGAAGTGGCAATCTTGAAGCTCATCGAACATCCGAACATCATGAAATTATACGATATCTGGGAGAACCGCTCAGAGGT TGCAGACCTCCAGATCAAAATCGCTGACTTTGGCATGGCTGCTCTCCATCAAACAGACACACACCAGCTTGCTACAGCTTGTGGCAGTCCTCACTATGCAGCACCTGAGCTCCTCAAGAACAGACAATACAGGGGCGACAGAGCAGATATTTGGAGCATGGGTGTTATCCTATTCGCAATGCTTTCAGCCACTCTCCCATTCGATGACCCTGATCTTCGTGTGATGATGGCTAGAACGAAGAAGGGACAATACGAGATGCCAAGTTTCCTCAGCCTAGAAGCTGAGGACCTGATCAGGCGAATGTTACAGGTCAATCCCGATAGACGCATCACCCTCAAGGACATATGGCGTCATCCTCTGATTCGGAAGTATGCATATCTGGATAACCTTAGTGACATCAACAGTCAGCCGCCTGATATACGCAAAGGTTTTCAGTATACCCCAGTACCTACAAAGGATGTTGATCCGCAATTAGTTCGACAATTGCGATCTATGTGGCACATGTTTAGTGAGAATGATTTAAAGCTCAAGCTTACATGTGACGA ACCCAATGATCAAAAGGCTTTCTACTGGTTGTTATACCACTACCGCGAGCAACAACTGGAAGATTTTAAGCCTGAGCTCGCCCACTCCACAAGTGACTATCACCACATGAAGCCCGGCACATGGAAGAAACGCGTATCGACATGCGAATTTGCACAGCCGAGCGGCAACGGTCACGGGCGTTCCATATCACGGTTCACTGTGATTTCGAATGCCACTGAACCAGAGCCAGCACTAAACCAGGAACCATTCCAAACAGAAC AGAATGGTTCCTATACTGGGCAGCCCAAAAGGCTTCGAAGCGGCTCAGGAGCACGTCGCGGACGCAGGACCTCAACCCGCAATTCAACCACAGGGCGCCTTCAATCTTCTCGAGGATCGCTCTCTTCGATGCACAGCAGTCGGCAAGGTACACCTCATGCGCGGAGTTTGCGACACAAGCGTGGAGTTGACTTCACACATGTCCGGAAGAGATCGACATCATCTTCCAATCGCAATAGGAGTGGTTCAATGCCTCCTTATGTTACGGAGCAAGGATCTACATATCAGATCGAAATGATTCGATCTCACACGCCAGAACTCCCAAGCCTACCTAGTGGCGTGCTTCCAAAATTGGCGGATGGACAGGAGCCTCAACAACGCTCCTCGGGGCAAGCGTTGCGAATAACGCTTGGGTCCCGATATGCCTCCGAAATCTTCAAGGAGGAACTCCGCCACTTTAGCAGCAATATTGCCAAGGACTGTGACGAAGCATTCAAAAGCTCATTGATAGAAGAGGACTCCATCGCTGGCTCACTGACTGAACCAGACCACACCCAGTACGAATCCACACCGTTTTCCTTCACCATCGACGCACCCGAGGACTCGGCCCCAGATCTTCTCGAGCTTTCGAATAAGTCTTTCAGCAACCGGCCTCTTCCACCTCTCCCGACTCCGACGCCAAGCTACAATGGTAATTCGTTGGCACCAACGCCTACTGGTTCCAGACCAGTGACTGGGGAATCTTATTCAGAAGAGTTGCGCGCAGAGCAGGTCAAGGTGGCCCAGCCAGTTGTGCTTACGAGACACGCTGAGCGCCGGGTTGTCTCAGCTCCGACTTATACTCAAAAGCACAAAAGAAGTGCTGCTCTGCCATCCATTAACGAAGCTGGAGCAGCGGCCGGCGACAAGGCTCGTATCGTGTCAGCGCCTCCTCATACGCCAACAAAGAAAGGGGTTGATAGAATCCGTGGCATCGAATACTTAAGTCAAGTCGAAAACAGTATTCGTGTGGTCCATTCACCGGGTGACGAGAGCCCCGTGAAGATTCCCGAGCCACTCAACGTACGGAAGAAGGTACCTGAACCAGAACAACAGAACTCGGCCCCCGCTGCACAACTTCGAGAGCCGGACTCAGCGTCGCAACGCAGTGTGGATGGTGGTACCACGGCCACAACACTTTCGTTGGAGCCCCCTTCCCATGATGCTCAGGCGGtgacaaagaaaaaaaagatgTCTTGGTTCAAACGATCTTCAAAAGTTGAGTCAGAGCCCAGCCGGGAGTCCGTTGAGTGGCAAGATTGCACTTCGTACTTGACTTCTAGTGATGGGAAGCGAAGCGATTCAACGTCAACAGAGGCTCCGACTAAGAAGAAGACTTTCCACTTTTCTTTCTGGAAGAGCAACAAACAAAGAGACTCTATTATGTCAATCGCCA GACCTGATCAGAAAGAAGAGCGGCCTTCACTGGAGTTCAACACCATGGGTAAGACACATGTTTCCGCGAAGGTATCTCAGTCCAAATGGCACGAGTCTGGCTCCGGCCCGGTGCGCAACATTGAGGTTAAACAAAACTGGCTCGCACGCCTGTTCAGAGTCAAACCAGCAACAGACCACATTTGCATGACGATTTCGAGGAGACGAGCACGTCAGGAGGTTACCATCCTCCTACGGGAATGGCGCAAGTATGGCATCCGAGACATTCAAGTGGACAAACAAAGGAACATTGTCTTTGCAAGGATTGCAGCTAAGAACTGTGAGTGGTATCTTGACATGATTGCGGCACCAGAACTGACAGAGACCTTAGTTTTGAATCTAAAAGAAGTATCCTTTGCCGCAGAGGTTATTACAGTGATTGAGCATGGTAAGAAACAGCCACTCAGCATCATTCGATTCACGCAGGAGCGAGGAGCAGCCAGCAGCTTCCACAGAGTGGTCGACACAATGAATATGATCTTCGACGCAAGAGCTTTGGTAGTAGCCGACAGGAACAAGCgaaagatgatgatcaagacgCTCAACTCGTAA